A single genomic interval of Nocardioides nitrophenolicus harbors:
- a CDS encoding class I SAM-dependent methyltransferase → MSDVGREFQPGATLSRLYPEVRAGGYTRYDGFIEFYTRVNALLTPDSRVLDFGAGRGLWAIEPFPELHRRLRSFHERVAEVHGVDVDPVVLDNATLTSAQVIEPGARLPFEDASFDLVLADHVLEHVGEEDAPTVAAEILRILAPGGWLAARTPNKWGMIGVGARVVPNDLHTRVLRRLQPARKAEDVFPVRYSMNTRRSLAALFPPPHELVVYGHASEPTYFGANAPAWRVAQLVDRLTPPALAPTLMVFVRKG, encoded by the coding sequence ATGAGTGATGTGGGACGGGAATTCCAGCCGGGCGCGACGCTGTCGCGGCTCTACCCGGAGGTCCGGGCCGGGGGATACACCCGCTACGACGGGTTCATCGAGTTCTACACCCGCGTCAACGCGCTGCTCACCCCCGACAGCCGGGTGCTCGACTTCGGCGCCGGCCGCGGCCTGTGGGCCATCGAGCCGTTCCCCGAGCTGCACCGCCGGCTGCGCTCCTTCCACGAGCGGGTCGCCGAGGTCCACGGCGTCGACGTCGACCCGGTCGTCCTCGACAACGCCACCCTCACCTCCGCCCAGGTGATCGAGCCCGGCGCCCGGCTGCCGTTCGAGGACGCCTCCTTCGACCTGGTCCTCGCCGACCACGTGCTCGAGCACGTCGGCGAGGAGGACGCGCCCACGGTCGCCGCCGAGATCCTGCGGATCCTCGCGCCCGGCGGCTGGCTCGCGGCCCGCACCCCCAACAAGTGGGGCATGATCGGCGTCGGCGCGCGCGTCGTACCCAACGACCTGCACACCCGCGTGCTCCGCCGGCTCCAGCCCGCCCGCAAGGCCGAGGACGTCTTCCCGGTCCGCTACAGCATGAACACCCGGCGCTCGCTCGCCGCGCTGTTCCCGCCGCCCCACGAGCTGGTGGTCTACGGGCACGCCTCCGAGCCGACGTACTTCGGGGCGAACGCGCCCGCCTGGCGGGTCGCCCAGCTGGTCGACCGGCTCACGCCGCCGGCGTTGGCGCCGACGCTGATGGTGTTCGTGCGGAAGGGCTGA
- a CDS encoding glycosyltransferase family 61 protein: protein MSLPSWLRPWWPLFKRLHRSLTLVLGRVFRVLSRLLGGRGVPVRATERSSDTAALEPGVVVLHPGRAEQPLPRSATAGVPAGHWQFTAVHAATEPTELVPAVGLPATFVLEVAGGRLTGDYAATTTPGKVLDHETSTYFGVEDWREHPLFLRPTLGPTEHVPGTVLSLTTRGTSVNYYHFLYDAIGRLAVLEDALPHALAEADAVVVPHRTRYQRQLLELAGVTTRLIEPERGRTVSADRLLVPSNPNWALQAPPATVRWLREHLPPTPGVDGPRRLYITRGATPRTRRYVQEPELWPELERRGFVRIDPGSHSVQEQIDLFHGAEVVVSPHGAGLSNITFARPGVRVLEMFASTYVHLGLWSICQAVDADYRYLVGDGPAGGPGRNSGVLDDVSAPPRTVLDLVDDMLSGLHQ from the coding sequence GTGAGCCTGCCCTCCTGGCTGCGGCCGTGGTGGCCGCTGTTCAAGCGGCTGCACCGCTCGCTGACCCTCGTCCTCGGCCGCGTGTTCCGGGTGCTCTCGCGCCTGCTCGGCGGCCGTGGCGTCCCGGTGCGGGCGACCGAGCGCTCGAGCGACACGGCCGCGCTGGAGCCGGGAGTCGTCGTGCTGCACCCGGGCCGTGCCGAGCAGCCGCTGCCCCGCTCCGCCACCGCGGGCGTGCCCGCCGGGCACTGGCAGTTCACGGCGGTGCACGCCGCCACCGAGCCGACCGAGCTGGTCCCCGCCGTGGGCCTGCCGGCGACCTTCGTGCTCGAGGTCGCCGGCGGCCGGCTGACCGGTGACTACGCCGCGACGACCACGCCGGGCAAGGTGCTCGACCACGAGACGAGCACCTACTTCGGCGTCGAGGACTGGCGCGAGCACCCGCTCTTCCTGCGGCCCACCCTGGGCCCGACCGAGCACGTGCCCGGCACGGTGCTGAGCCTGACCACCCGCGGCACGTCGGTGAACTACTACCATTTCCTCTACGACGCGATCGGCCGGCTGGCGGTGCTGGAGGACGCGCTGCCGCACGCCCTCGCCGAGGCCGACGCGGTCGTCGTACCCCATCGCACGAGATACCAGCGACAGCTCCTCGAGCTGGCGGGGGTGACCACCCGCCTGATCGAGCCCGAGCGGGGCCGGACCGTCTCGGCCGACCGACTGCTGGTGCCGAGCAACCCCAACTGGGCGCTCCAGGCGCCGCCCGCGACCGTGCGCTGGCTGCGCGAGCACCTCCCGCCCACGCCCGGCGTCGACGGGCCGCGGCGGCTCTACATCACCCGTGGCGCCACGCCCCGGACCCGGCGCTACGTGCAGGAGCCCGAGCTGTGGCCCGAGCTCGAGCGTCGCGGCTTCGTCCGGATCGACCCGGGCAGCCACAGCGTGCAGGAGCAGATCGACCTCTTCCACGGGGCGGAGGTAGTCGTCTCCCCGCACGGCGCCGGCCTCTCCAACATCACCTTCGCCCGGCCGGGGGTGCGGGTGCTCGAGATGTTCGCGTCGACGTACGTCCACCTCGGGTTGTGGTCGATCTGCCAGGCCGTCGACGCCGACTACCGCTACCTTGTGGGGGACGGGCCGGCCGGGGGACCGGGCCGCAACTCCGGGGTGCTCGACGACGTCTCCGCGCCGCCGCGGACGGTGCTCGACCTGGTCGACGACATGCTGAGCGGGCTCCACCAGTGA
- a CDS encoding glycosyltransferase family 2 protein, protein MSLSTPVALVVFNRPRLTEQTLAAIRAAAPERLFVIADGPRADRPEDVALCAETRALIDTVDWPCEVVRRFAPRNLGLEANVELGLDWVFAQTDAAIVLEDDCHPDPSFFPYVEELLARYRDDPRIWQVSGSGMGVPERLFGGDSYAFTAWASVWGWATWADRWHRHRAVFPRDHAPSDAPVRTVPAVQQPGHLVTRSGQQHFADAARSDDTVIHGWDKHWWLTMLTLGGLALSPSRNLVENVGWGEDATHGAAAGKRDHGASAMELPLRHPAEVAVNVEVERELELVLSRVGGRAAMLARRFVKSPQVRRAARVAVNSRPALAVQRFVSRSRDRVAP, encoded by the coding sequence ATGAGCCTTTCCACCCCCGTGGCCCTGGTGGTCTTCAACCGACCCCGCCTCACCGAGCAGACGCTCGCCGCGATCCGTGCCGCGGCGCCGGAGCGCCTCTTCGTGATCGCCGACGGCCCGCGTGCGGATCGTCCCGAGGACGTCGCGCTGTGCGCCGAGACGCGGGCGCTGATCGACACCGTCGACTGGCCGTGCGAGGTGGTCCGCCGCTTCGCGCCCCGCAATCTCGGCCTGGAGGCCAATGTCGAGCTCGGCCTGGACTGGGTCTTCGCGCAGACCGACGCCGCGATCGTGCTCGAGGACGACTGCCACCCGGACCCGTCCTTCTTCCCGTACGTCGAGGAGCTGCTCGCGCGCTACCGCGACGACCCGCGGATCTGGCAGGTGTCGGGCAGCGGCATGGGCGTCCCGGAGCGGCTCTTCGGCGGCGACAGCTATGCGTTCACCGCGTGGGCGAGCGTCTGGGGCTGGGCGACCTGGGCGGACCGGTGGCACCGGCACCGCGCGGTGTTCCCCCGCGACCACGCGCCCAGCGACGCCCCGGTGCGCACGGTCCCCGCGGTCCAGCAGCCCGGCCACCTGGTCACCCGCTCCGGACAGCAGCACTTCGCCGACGCGGCGCGCTCCGACGACACCGTCATCCACGGCTGGGACAAGCACTGGTGGCTCACCATGCTGACCCTCGGCGGGCTGGCGCTCTCGCCGTCGCGCAACCTGGTCGAGAACGTCGGCTGGGGCGAGGACGCCACCCACGGTGCCGCGGCCGGCAAGCGGGACCACGGCGCGAGCGCGATGGAGCTCCCGCTGCGCCATCCCGCCGAGGTCGCCGTCAACGTCGAGGTCGAGCGGGAGCTCGAGCTGGTCCTGAGCCGGGTCGGCGGACGGGCGGCGATGCTCGCCCGGCGGTTCGTGAAGTCGCCCCAGGTACGCCGGGCCGCCCGGGTCGCGGTCAACAGCCGCCCCGCACTGGCGGTGCAGCGCTTCGTGAGCCGCTCGCGGGACCGGGTGGCGCCGTGA
- a CDS encoding putative sugar O-methyltransferase: MPPNSPSSYPALVRRWATQRTKVAAARAGFLITRMNDESRRYVEITHNDDVPLPAGAEHELRPDNPALDELEAAYDALGVAAAAHTQWRQSFLKKNLSLAWFRGDNAYVWQFRQLGSSARIRMYLAMLDVLERDRLGLFGKLSEDGLFGAFTFSFGDRPPISRDLLDSINEINYLDDQMGLASIEGLRVLDIGAGYGRLAHRMSTALPNLAAYDCIDGVATSTFLCSYYTRFRELPDSVRVVRLDEYQTLGERYDVAVNIHSFSECSHDAIRWWLDRIAERDIPWLLIVPNTPDELRSTEADGSMEPFRQDVLDRGYELVDDRPIHQSDELRELIDLHDRFYLFKRKDA, from the coding sequence GTGCCCCCGAACTCCCCCTCGTCCTACCCCGCCCTGGTCCGCCGCTGGGCCACCCAGCGCACCAAGGTCGCCGCGGCGCGCGCCGGGTTCCTCATCACCCGGATGAACGACGAGAGCCGGCGCTACGTCGAGATCACCCACAACGACGACGTCCCCCTCCCGGCGGGCGCCGAGCACGAGCTGCGGCCCGACAACCCCGCGCTCGACGAGCTGGAGGCGGCGTACGACGCGCTGGGGGTCGCCGCCGCGGCCCACACCCAGTGGCGGCAGAGCTTCCTCAAGAAGAACCTGTCCCTGGCCTGGTTCCGCGGCGACAACGCCTATGTCTGGCAGTTCCGCCAGCTCGGCAGCTCCGCGCGGATCCGGATGTACCTGGCGATGCTCGACGTGCTGGAGCGCGACCGGCTCGGCCTGTTCGGCAAGCTGAGCGAGGACGGGCTGTTCGGCGCGTTCACGTTCAGCTTCGGCGACCGGCCGCCGATCAGCCGCGACCTGCTCGACAGCATCAACGAGATCAACTACCTCGACGACCAGATGGGCCTGGCGTCCATCGAGGGGCTGCGGGTGCTCGACATCGGCGCCGGCTACGGCCGCCTGGCGCACCGGATGTCGACGGCCCTGCCCAACCTGGCGGCGTACGACTGCATCGACGGGGTGGCCACCTCCACCTTCCTGTGCTCCTACTACACCCGCTTCCGCGAGCTGCCCGACTCCGTGCGGGTGGTCCGGCTCGACGAGTACCAGACCCTCGGCGAGCGCTACGACGTCGCGGTCAACATCCACAGCTTCTCGGAGTGCTCGCACGACGCGATCCGCTGGTGGCTGGACCGGATCGCCGAGCGCGACATCCCGTGGCTGCTGATCGTCCCGAACACGCCCGACGAGCTGCGCAGCACCGAGGCCGACGGCTCGATGGAGCCCTTCCGCCAGGACGTCCTCGACCGCGGCTACGAGCTGGTCGACGACCGGCCGATCCACCAGTCCGACGAGCTGCGCGAGCTGATCGACCTGCACGACCGGTTCTACCTGTTCAAGCGCAAGGACGCCTGA
- a CDS encoding sulfotransferase family protein, with amino-acid sequence MVVLAEASGGQLSLQCDVCVPPVLTVGPPEQLRRLGWTLRSAGQPVDACLNCTAHLAPRQRVARADAVPTSPAPERMPNVIVIGAMKAGTTSMHNYLDVHPEIAVSTEKEMRFFSDPGAADWVGRYQQHFPEGTRLRVESSPHYTKFPVVPGVVDRMAELTPDARLIYLVRDPVERLVAEYVEQVQWHAAHRSLDEEIADAADPAHALMASSRYATQLTEVLRRFPTEQVLVLDLADLGADVVGTMARVFAFLGLDAPDATAEDYGRHNTREEKYQVPGWLLRLRRGPLLRAFRKLPAGPRRMVSMAAWRRSSNLVERPTLTPETEARLRELLAPEARRLRELTGQPFASWSV; translated from the coding sequence GTGGTCGTACTTGCCGAGGCGTCCGGGGGCCAGCTCTCCCTCCAGTGCGACGTCTGTGTCCCCCCGGTCCTGACCGTCGGACCGCCCGAGCAGCTCCGGCGCCTGGGCTGGACGCTGCGCTCGGCCGGGCAGCCGGTCGACGCCTGCCTGAACTGCACCGCGCACCTCGCGCCGCGGCAGCGGGTGGCGCGGGCGGACGCGGTGCCGACCAGCCCGGCTCCGGAGCGGATGCCGAACGTCATCGTGATCGGCGCCATGAAGGCCGGGACGACGAGCATGCACAACTACCTCGACGTCCACCCCGAGATCGCGGTGTCGACGGAGAAGGAGATGCGCTTCTTCTCCGACCCGGGCGCGGCCGACTGGGTCGGCCGCTACCAGCAGCACTTCCCCGAGGGCACCCGGCTCCGGGTGGAGTCGTCGCCGCACTACACCAAGTTCCCCGTCGTGCCGGGCGTCGTCGACCGGATGGCCGAGCTGACCCCGGACGCCCGGCTGATCTACCTGGTGCGCGACCCGGTGGAGCGCCTCGTGGCCGAGTACGTCGAGCAGGTGCAGTGGCATGCCGCGCACCGCAGCCTCGACGAGGAGATCGCCGACGCCGCCGATCCCGCGCACGCGCTGATGGCGTCGAGCCGCTACGCCACCCAGCTGACCGAGGTGCTGCGCCGCTTTCCCACCGAGCAGGTGCTGGTGCTCGACCTCGCCGACCTCGGCGCCGACGTGGTCGGCACCATGGCGCGGGTCTTCGCCTTCCTCGGTCTCGACGCGCCCGACGCCACCGCCGAGGACTACGGGCGCCACAACACCCGCGAGGAGAAGTACCAGGTGCCGGGCTGGCTGCTGCGACTGCGGAGGGGACCGCTGCTGCGCGCCTTCCGCAAGCTGCCCGCCGGACCCCGCCGGATGGTCAGCATGGCGGCCTGGCGTCGGTCCTCGAACCTCGTCGAGCGGCCCACGCTCACGCCGGAGACCGAGGCCCGGCTCCGGGAGCTGCTGGCCCCCGAGGCGCGGCGGCTGCGCGAGCTGACCGGGCAGCCGTTCGCCAGCTGGAGCGTGTGA
- a CDS encoding acyltransferase: protein MRQALTTLVFLLPPSGLKIRLLNRLGHQVHPTAVLGVCLVRRVDRFEIGAGSLIHHFNLFRDLRLVRLGVGCRIMLFNQVVGDSGYEPGAVQTENLRTLRLGDDSHIISQHYLDCGGGVVLGDNTWVTGIRSTLLSHAFDPTNGGVILDPVTIGDRAVIATSCTMLPGTVIGEGALIAAGSTTWTGQEAKGAHLHGGVPARRLAPIDIPRHVYNRARYQGPRDVVAPANPPSE from the coding sequence GTGCGTCAGGCTCTCACGACATTGGTGTTCCTGCTCCCCCCGAGTGGCCTCAAGATCCGCCTGCTCAACCGGCTCGGCCACCAGGTGCATCCCACGGCCGTCCTCGGCGTCTGCCTGGTCCGCCGGGTGGATCGCTTCGAGATCGGCGCGGGCTCGCTGATCCACCACTTCAACCTGTTCCGCGACCTGCGGCTGGTGCGGCTCGGCGTCGGCTGCCGGATCATGCTCTTCAACCAGGTCGTGGGCGACTCGGGCTACGAGCCGGGCGCCGTCCAGACCGAGAACCTGCGCACCCTGCGGCTGGGTGACGACTCCCACATCATCAGCCAGCACTACCTCGACTGCGGCGGCGGCGTCGTCCTCGGCGACAACACCTGGGTCACCGGGATCCGCTCCACGCTGCTCTCCCACGCGTTCGACCCGACCAACGGCGGTGTCATCCTCGACCCGGTCACGATCGGCGACCGGGCGGTGATCGCGACCTCCTGCACGATGCTGCCCGGCACCGTCATCGGCGAGGGCGCGCTGATCGCCGCCGGCTCGACCACCTGGACCGGGCAGGAGGCGAAGGGCGCCCACCTGCACGGCGGCGTGCCCGCGCGCCGGCTCGCGCCGATCGACATCCCGAGACATGTCTACAACCGGGCCCGTTACCAAGGACCCCGTGACGTCGTTGCCCCTGCGAACCCCCCATCTGAGTAG
- a CDS encoding phosphopantetheine-binding protein yields MNEFEPKIVTIVTELLERSDREDQSVALDSALHGDDGLGLDSLETAELSAILEDEFGTDPFGAGLLPETVGDIVAFYADATAASA; encoded by the coding sequence ATGAACGAGTTCGAGCCCAAGATCGTCACCATCGTCACCGAGCTGCTGGAGCGCTCGGACCGCGAGGACCAGAGCGTCGCCCTCGACTCCGCGCTCCACGGCGACGACGGGCTCGGGCTGGACTCGCTGGAGACCGCCGAGCTGTCCGCGATCCTCGAGGACGAGTTCGGCACCGACCCGTTCGGCGCCGGGCTGCTGCCCGAGACCGTGGGTGACATCGTGGCGTTCTACGCCGACGCCACCGCCGCGTCCGCATGA
- a CDS encoding SDR family NAD(P)-dependent oxidoreductase: MTAPRTVVITGGSRGLGEGIVQHFLDAGDRVATCARSETDAVRAWQADPAYDGRFLFRKADLADRDDCTRFFKDVVAEWKSVDVLVNNAGVARDGILALFSDEDSDTVIDLNLKATIHLTKQVVRNMLAHGGGRIVNISSITGLTGYRGLSVYGATKAALDGFTRGLAREVGSRRITVNSIASGYLKTEMSHGLDDGQLNQIVRRTPAGRLGEPDDIARAVEFLVDERNDWITGQVLVVDGGLTA; the protein is encoded by the coding sequence ATGACCGCACCCCGCACCGTCGTCATCACCGGCGGCAGCCGCGGTCTCGGCGAGGGCATCGTCCAGCACTTCCTCGACGCCGGCGACCGGGTCGCCACCTGTGCCCGCAGCGAGACCGACGCGGTCCGCGCGTGGCAGGCCGACCCGGCGTACGACGGGCGCTTCCTGTTCCGCAAGGCCGACCTGGCCGACCGCGACGACTGCACCCGGTTCTTCAAGGACGTCGTCGCGGAGTGGAAGTCCGTCGACGTGCTCGTCAACAACGCCGGCGTCGCCCGCGACGGCATCCTGGCGCTGTTCAGCGACGAGGACTCCGACACCGTGATCGACCTCAACCTGAAGGCGACCATCCACCTCACCAAGCAGGTCGTGCGCAACATGCTCGCCCACGGTGGCGGGCGGATCGTCAACATCTCCTCGATCACCGGCCTCACCGGCTATCGCGGCCTCAGCGTCTACGGCGCCACCAAGGCCGCGCTCGACGGGTTCACCCGCGGCCTGGCCCGCGAGGTGGGCTCGCGCCGGATCACGGTCAACAGCATCGCGTCGGGCTACCTGAAGACCGAGATGAGCCACGGGCTCGACGACGGCCAGCTCAACCAGATCGTCCGTCGTACGCCGGCCGGCCGGCTGGGCGAGCCCGACGACATCGCCCGCGCCGTGGAGTTCCTCGTCGACGAGCGCAACGACTGGATCACCGGTCAGGTGCTGGTGGTCGATGGTGGGCTGACCGCCTGA
- a CDS encoding HipA domain-containing protein — translation MALHGRAVATVSRGPGERRDDVALAYRTDARWPLCPTLPVRQRPHRGTAVLAFLAGLLPDVADVRGRWARDFGVPDHPVDLLAHLGRDCAGAVQFVRAGEEHLLDAAEGNYVGVSDSDIETRLRNLRDGSTASSWTLPQESWSLGGAQAKFALAFIEGSWHEATGSAPTTHIFKPGIGRMSHQAVVEFATMRASRALGLTTARVDVRRFGSEPTLVVQRFDRWRPRAVATEALPWTRVHQVDMCQALGIMPENKYAANGGPTARSMADLLRRTSSDPDADVIRLSDALLFNLLAECPDGHGKNLALLSSGAQVRLAPLYDLATGAPYDTAGGGTKAAVAVGGVRDFGEAYPKTFARHADEMGLDADERLRRVVDLVENLPDAFRDAFHDPLSTRSSRASAPSYGAA, via the coding sequence GTGGCGCTGCACGGCAGGGCCGTCGCGACCGTCTCGCGCGGTCCGGGAGAGCGTCGCGACGATGTGGCGCTCGCCTACCGCACCGACGCGCGGTGGCCGCTCTGCCCGACGTTGCCGGTGCGACAGCGTCCCCACCGGGGGACTGCGGTTCTCGCCTTCCTCGCCGGACTCCTCCCTGACGTCGCGGACGTTCGCGGCCGGTGGGCACGGGACTTCGGGGTCCCGGACCATCCAGTCGACCTGCTCGCTCACCTCGGCCGCGACTGTGCGGGGGCGGTGCAGTTCGTCAGGGCCGGTGAGGAACACCTCCTCGACGCGGCCGAAGGCAACTACGTCGGCGTATCCGACAGCGACATCGAGACTCGACTCCGGAACCTGCGCGACGGTTCCACGGCCTCGTCGTGGACCCTTCCCCAGGAGAGCTGGTCACTCGGTGGTGCGCAGGCGAAGTTCGCCCTCGCCTTCATCGAGGGCTCCTGGCATGAAGCCACGGGCTCGGCGCCGACCACCCACATCTTCAAGCCGGGCATCGGCCGCATGAGTCATCAGGCCGTGGTCGAGTTCGCGACCATGCGTGCGTCCCGCGCCCTCGGCCTCACGACGGCGCGGGTCGACGTGCGCCGATTCGGGAGCGAGCCGACCCTGGTCGTTCAGCGCTTCGACCGCTGGCGTCCGCGAGCCGTCGCGACGGAAGCGCTGCCCTGGACCCGCGTCCACCAGGTCGACATGTGCCAGGCGCTCGGGATCATGCCTGAGAACAAGTACGCCGCGAACGGCGGGCCGACGGCGCGTTCCATGGCGGACCTGCTGCGGCGTACGTCGTCCGACCCGGATGCGGACGTGATCAGACTCTCCGACGCCCTCCTCTTCAACCTGCTCGCCGAATGTCCGGACGGACACGGGAAGAACCTCGCGCTCCTGAGCTCCGGCGCCCAGGTCCGCCTGGCCCCTCTCTACGATCTGGCGACGGGCGCTCCGTACGACACTGCCGGCGGTGGCACCAAGGCGGCCGTCGCCGTGGGCGGGGTCCGCGACTTCGGTGAGGCCTACCCCAAGACCTTCGCGAGGCATGCCGACGAGATGGGCCTGGACGCCGACGAACGCCTGCGGCGGGTCGTCGACCTGGTCGAGAACCTCCCGGACGCGTTCCGCGATGCCTTCCACGACCCGCTGTCGACGAGATCGAGCCGGGCCTCAGCGCCGTCCTATGGCGCCGCATGA
- a CDS encoding helix-turn-helix domain-containing protein — protein sequence MSLSGDIAAMSPYDDVMGPRRTISNWAFLGPAVRDARLRAGLTQAALADEAGVSRGWLIRFEAGLPNAEPVTVLRLLRSLGLVLSLSPLSATEGVLDDADHPPVDLDTLLSELDGSVGEDGR from the coding sequence ATGTCACTGAGCGGTGACATCGCCGCAATGTCACCGTACGATGACGTCATGGGTCCGCGGCGGACGATCAGCAACTGGGCATTCCTCGGCCCAGCGGTTCGCGATGCCCGCCTCCGCGCCGGACTCACCCAAGCCGCGCTGGCCGACGAGGCAGGCGTCTCGCGCGGCTGGTTGATCCGCTTCGAGGCCGGGCTTCCGAACGCCGAGCCGGTCACGGTCCTGCGACTGTTGAGGAGTCTCGGGCTCGTGCTCAGCCTGAGCCCGCTGTCCGCCACCGAGGGCGTGCTCGACGACGCCGACCACCCGCCGGTGGACCTCGACACCCTTCTCTCCGAGCTCGACGGATCCGTCGGTGAGGACGGACGATGA